The uncultured Cohaesibacter sp. genome window below encodes:
- a CDS encoding response regulator, which produces MTKALERITYVEDDQDIRAIAELALGALGGYQLDMCENGKVALERVPVFCPDLILLDVMMPIMDGTETLRTLKSTPELADIPVVFMTAKAQRHEVQGYKDSGAVDVIAKPFDPTDLPARVMKIWEIYGRDRRIGGELS; this is translated from the coding sequence ATGACCAAGGCTCTCGAACGGATCACATATGTAGAGGATGATCAGGACATTCGCGCCATCGCCGAACTCGCTCTAGGCGCGCTCGGCGGGTATCAGCTCGACATGTGCGAGAATGGCAAGGTTGCTCTGGAACGGGTCCCGGTTTTCTGCCCCGACCTCATCCTGCTCGACGTGATGATGCCGATCATGGATGGCACCGAAACGCTGCGGACGCTCAAAAGCACGCCGGAGCTTGCAGACATTCCCGTTGTTTTCATGACAGCCAAAGCCCAGCGCCATGAAGTGCAGGGCTACAAGGATAGTGGCGCTGTTGATGTCATTGCCAAGCCGTTTGACCCGACCGATCTGCCAGCGCGCGTGATGAAGATCTGGGAAATCTACGGTCGTGACCGTCGGATCGGGGGAGAGCTGTCATGA
- a CDS encoding Hpt domain-containing protein — translation MIEQLRALIARHCETLRHELVEIERSVDTLCQDPEGSAELISHAIARSHKLKGGSGTIGFKDISASAARLERLLKMSLEISGPVPREILGEITKEKEALADLIGAVRPEQSGLFDVQLPTKPSSSPNGLAGANGHTELRSVS, via the coding sequence ATGATCGAACAGTTGAGAGCACTCATTGCCCGTCATTGCGAGACCCTGAGGCACGAGCTGGTGGAGATCGAGCGCAGCGTTGACACCTTGTGTCAGGATCCGGAAGGCTCCGCCGAGCTGATAAGCCACGCCATCGCCCGAAGCCACAAGCTGAAGGGCGGAAGCGGAACCATCGGTTTCAAGGATATCAGCGCCTCCGCGGCGCGGCTGGAGCGACTGCTCAAGATGTCGCTGGAAATCTCGGGCCCGGTGCCAAGGGAAATTCTGGGAGAAATCACGAAGGAGAAAGAGGCACTCGCCGATCTGATCGGAGCTGTTCGCCCCGAACAATCGGGTCTCTTTGATGTGCAACTGCCGACGAAACCGTCTTCCAGCCCGAATGGGCTTGCAGGCGCCAACGGCCATACCGAGTTGAGGAGTGTGTCTTAA
- a CDS encoding response regulator, whose protein sequence is MHNLMSESPPCNSRVQPLRDKPKVLIVDDDRDLLDMIGLFIEIEGYETELVVDGELALEAIQKDPPDLMILDLVMPGMGGFEVLSRLKKLMPSLNLPVVMVTAQEENALRVEALQCGVVDYIQKPVDFAVLSARIRSALMERRIQRKLAEANARLEAIVATRTRQLEVKNEYLTAVLDNARDGIIGCDESGLPSIFNKKASEMLGIENSLSMLMPYLKTNEMFEADGATPLDSRSNPLQLAFDNDGLEESDIVIERFGAKPRIVNTTGSAIRDQEGHKIGAVISLRDVTEHHKLENKIGHLRQRYEKLLDSVPMPLHITDERGCILEVNELWLEAFGYSLREVQGSHLGNYLTTEFKHLAAESVRAAMINMGHTKDVKCKIKHADGRILEATLVSQAVYDGKGELNQIVEYITDLQE, encoded by the coding sequence ATGCATAATCTGATGTCGGAAAGCCCTCCGTGCAATTCAAGGGTCCAGCCTTTGAGAGACAAGCCCAAGGTTCTCATCGTGGATGATGACCGGGACCTGCTCGACATGATCGGGTTGTTCATCGAAATCGAAGGCTACGAGACCGAACTGGTGGTCGATGGCGAATTGGCGCTCGAAGCCATTCAGAAGGACCCGCCGGACCTGATGATCCTTGATCTGGTGATGCCAGGCATGGGCGGTTTCGAGGTCCTCTCGAGGCTGAAGAAGCTCATGCCTTCGCTTAACCTGCCGGTTGTCATGGTGACGGCGCAGGAGGAAAACGCCCTGCGCGTCGAAGCCCTGCAATGCGGTGTCGTGGACTATATTCAGAAACCTGTGGATTTTGCCGTGCTCAGCGCACGCATCCGTTCGGCCCTCATGGAACGCAGGATCCAGCGCAAGCTCGCCGAAGCCAATGCCCGGCTCGAGGCCATCGTGGCGACAAGGACGCGGCAGCTGGAAGTCAAGAACGAGTATCTGACAGCCGTGCTGGACAACGCGCGCGACGGCATCATCGGATGTGATGAAAGCGGACTGCCGTCGATCTTCAACAAGAAGGCCAGCGAAATGCTTGGCATCGAGAATTCACTGAGCATGCTGATGCCCTATCTCAAGACCAACGAGATGTTCGAGGCAGACGGCGCAACGCCTCTGGATTCGCGCTCCAATCCGCTGCAACTGGCGTTCGACAATGACGGGCTGGAAGAGTCGGACATTGTCATTGAGCGTTTCGGAGCCAAGCCACGGATTGTGAACACCACAGGCAGCGCCATCCGCGATCAGGAAGGGCACAAGATAGGCGCTGTCATTTCACTCAGGGACGTGACCGAACATCACAAGCTGGAAAACAAGATCGGCCATCTGCGCCAACGCTATGAAAAGTTGCTCGACAGTGTCCCGATGCCGCTGCACATAACTGATGAGCGGGGCTGCATTCTTGAGGTCAACGAGCTGTGGCTGGAGGCTTTCGGCTATTCGCTGAGGGAAGTGCAGGGGTCGCATCTGGGCAATTATCTGACCACCGAATTCAAGCATCTGGCTGCCGAAAGTGTACGTGCAGCGATGATCAACATGGGACATACAAAGGATGTCAAATGCAAGATCAAACATGCCGACGGGCGCATCCTGGAGGCAACGCTCGTCAGTCAGGCGGTCTATGACGGCAAAGGGGAGCTTAACCAGATCGTTGAATATATCACCGATCTGCAAGAGTGA